One Oryza sativa Japonica Group chromosome 8, ASM3414082v1 DNA window includes the following coding sequences:
- the LOC4345119 gene encoding uncharacterized protein, protein MVLDSLSSPHRRSQNTFFLSSPKKLQSSKDDVGSWSALVERHRFLLTTLVVLVFLCTIYLYFAVTLGAPDACSGLAGTEKAVCRAKSALRHGKLKFF, encoded by the coding sequence ATGGTTCTTGATTCATTATCATCTCCTCACAGGAGGTCACAGAACACATTTTTTCTATCATCCCCAAAGAAGCTTCAATCATCGAAGGATGATGTTGGCAGTTGGTCTGCACTGGTTGAGCGGCATCGCTTCCTCTTGACAACACTAGTGGTTCTGGTCTTTCTGTGCACCATCTATCTGTACTTTGCAGTTACCTTGGGGGCACCTGATGCTTGCTCTGGATTAGCGGGCACTGAAAAGGCTGTATGTCGGGCAAAATCTGCTCTTCGACATGGAAAATTGAAATTTTTCTAG